GCATCACCCGCGTACCCAGCCTGAACGATTACATGATCCTCCTGTTTATGGCCTTTACGGCCGTGGGCCTCGCCCACTGGGCCGGGGGCTATATAAGCCAGGCCCTGAGCGAAGGCTGGGAATGGGTCAGCGACCCGACGAGTTTCCTCTCCTTCCTGGGCGGGGAGTTTTTCTGGATGATTGTCCTGGCTACCGTCATCGGGATAGGGCTTTCTTTTACCCCTGCCAAAAACTACGAAGGGGCGGGTGCCAGTAAGATCGGCGGGGTTTTTATCTATATCCTCGTAGCGACCATCGGAATGCAGATGGACCTGAGCCGGATCCTGGAAAACCCGGGATTGCTGTTATTGGGCCTCATCTGGATCGGATTTCACGCCGGCCTGCTGATCCTGGTAGCCAAATTGATCCGGGCGCCATTCTTTTTCCTGGCCGTAGGCAGTCAGGCCAATGTGGGCGGTGCCGCTTCGGCACCTGTCGTCGCTGCCGAATTCCACCCCTCCCTGAGTTCTGTAGGGGTGTTGCTGGCCGTTCTCGGATACGTAGTCGGCACCGGCGGCGCCCTGCTTTGCGCCTACCTGATGGAAGTGGCTGCTCCGGTTACCGGTTGAATTTCCTCTGTACCCGGGTTTCCGCAATTTCGTCAGAACTGCCTCCCCGGCTGATGGCAGACCGCCAGGCCCGAATCCTGAGCCGCCGGCCCGAATCCTGTCTGCACTACCTGCATCCGCTTCCGGGTTTGTAAAAAAAATGGCATATTTGCCCCGCTAATCTTCAAGGATGAAAAAATTGGTTTTGGCAGCGGTTGCCGCTGTTGCACTCGCGGGTTGCGGAGGGGATGATACCGCCGGGAATCTCACGGTAGAAGGAAATGTCCGGGGTCTGAAAAAAGGAGTACTCTACCTTCAGCAGGTGGCAGACACCTCCCTGGTGACGCTGGACTCGGTGGTGGTCAAAGGCAATGGGGAATTCCGATTGACCAGCCCGGTGGACGGAGCCGATATTTTCTATCTCTACCTGGACAAGGCAGACAACAACCAACTCAATGACCGCATCGTATTTTTTGCAGAACCGGGTACTATCCGGATCGATACGGAATGGGATGCGTTTGAATCGGAAGCCGCGATCTCTGGTTCGGCGGCCAATGAGAAGTTTGCAGA
This genomic window from Robiginitalea biformata HTCC2501 contains:
- a CDS encoding DUF4369 domain-containing protein, with the protein product MKKLVLAAVAAVALAGCGGDDTAGNLTVEGNVRGLKKGVLYLQQVADTSLVTLDSVVVKGNGEFRLTSPVDGADIFYLYLDKADNNQLNDRIVFFAEPGTIRIDTEWDAFESEAAISGSAANEKFAEYRKIQSRYHVQQLELARAMGELQQPQDSAALDSLDRVGQRLTLRSYLYALNFALNNTDSHLAPFVAITEVSDANPKYLDSIYQALSPAVAESKYGKQLKELLSEQRSQAENPD